From Betta splendens chromosome 3, fBetSpl5.4, whole genome shotgun sequence, the proteins below share one genomic window:
- the slc6a2 gene encoding sodium-dependent noradrenaline transporter yields MNIQVMPEHKLSSVVPLKQCNVEKKEVELILVKDQNGVQYTSSSIIPTPGRRAGPPGSGSEDERETWGKKIDFLLSVIGFAVDLANVWRFPYLCYKNGGGAFLIPYLLFLAIAGMPLFYMELALGQYNREGAATVWKICPLFKGVGYTVILIALYVGFYYNVIIAWSLHYLFSSMTSELPWLNCGNSWNSENCTDPRDPNKSIPINGSYTKYKTTPAAEYYERGVLHLHESKGIQDLGLPRWELTLCLVAVVFILYFSLWKGVKSSGKVVYITATMPYVVLFVLLIRGITLPGSMDGIRAYLHIDFKRLRNLEVWIDAATQIFYSLGAGFGVLIAFSSYNKFENNCYRDAILTSTVNCITSFFSGFAIFSVLGYMASKQGVKIEDVATEGAGLVFIIYPEAISTLPGSTFWAIVFFIMLLTLGIDSSMGGMEAVITGLTDDFKILKRNRKIFTFVTAFGTFLVALLCVTNGGIYVLTLLDKYAAGTSILFGVLIEAIGVSWFYGVDRFSEDIERMMGFKPGLYWRLCWKYVSPAFLLFVVIASTVKSSELKYDDYSFPYWSNVVGWGVAMSSMLFVPSYALYKILSVPGTFKERLAYGITPEHEHHMVAEGNVRQFKLRHWLAI; encoded by the exons ATGAATATCCAGGTTATGCCGGAACACAAGCTCTCGTCGGTGGTGCCGCTCAAACAGTGCAATGTGGAGAAAAAGGAGGTGGAACTGATACTGGTGAAGGATCAGAATGGCGTCCAGTACACCAGTTCCTCCATCATCCCGACCCCCGGCCGCCGCGCAGGTCCCCCCGGATCCGGATCCGAGGACGAACGGGAAACTTGGGGCAAGAAAATAGACTTTCTTCTGTCGGTCATTGGCTTCGCGGTGGACCTGGCCAACGTGTGGAGATTTCCGTACTTGTGCTACAAAAATGGAGGAG GTGCCTTCTTGATCCCATACCTGCTCTTCTTGGCCATCGCTGGGATGCCGCTGTTCTACATGGAACTTGCCTTGGGCCAGTACAACAGGGAAGGGGCAGCTACAGTCTGGAAAATATGCCCCCTGTTTAAAG GTGTGGGCTACACTGTGATCCTCATAGCCTTGTACGTTGGCTTCTACTACAACGTCATCATCGCCTGGTCCCTCCACTACCTGTTCTCCTCCATGACCAGCGAGCTGCCGTGGCTCAACTGCGGCAACAGCTGGAACAGCGAGAACTGCACGGACCCCAGGGACCCCAACAAGTCCATCCCCATCAACGGATCCTACACCAAGTACAAGACCACGCCAGCCGCAGAGTACTATGA ACGGGGAGTACTGCATCTCCACGAGAGTAAAGGCATCCAGGATCTTGGCCTTCCCCGCTGGGAGCTAACCTTATGCCTGGTTGCGGTGGTCTTCATCCTCTACTTCAGCCTGTGGAAAGGCGTCAAGTCCTCAGGGAAG GTGGTTTACATCACTGCCACGATGCCCTATGTGGtcctctttgtgctgctgatcAGAGGGATAACTCTACCGGGGTCCATGGATGGTATAAGGGCCTACCTCCACATCGACTTTAAACGGCTCCGAAATCTGGAG GTGTGGATCGATGCTGCCACCCAGATTTTCTACTCGCTAGGAGCAGGATTTGGGGTCCTCATTGCCTTCTCCAGCTATAACAAATTTGAAAACAACTGCTACAG GGATGCGATCCTGACCAGCACTGTGAACTGCATCACCAGTTTCTTCTCAGGCTTTGCCATCTTCTCCGTGCTGGGATACATGGCTTCCAAGCAAGGCGTGAAAATAGAAGATGTGGCAACAGAAG GGGCGGGATTGGTGTTCATAATCTACCCGGAGGCCATTTCCACGCTGCCTGGCTCAACGTTTTGGGCCATAGTGTTCTTCATCATGTTGCTGACTCTGGGCATCGACAGCTCG ATGGGCGGCATGGAGGCCGTGATCACCGGCCTGACGGATGACTTCAAAATCCtcaagagaaacaggaagattTTCACCTTCGTCACAGCCTTTGGAACCTTCCTGGTTGCGCTGCTCTGTGTCACTAAT GGCGGCATCTACGTGCTGACGTTGTTGGATAAGTATGCAGCTGGGACCTCGATCCTGTTCGGCGTGCTGATTGAGGCCATCGGAGTTTCGTGGTTTTACG GTGTGGACCGCTTCAGTGAAGACATTGAGCGAATGATGGGCTTCAAGCCAGGACTCTACTGGAGGCTGTGCTGGAAATATGTCAGCCCAGCGTTTCTGCTG TTTGTTGTTATAGCCAGTACTGTGAAGTCATCAGAACTAAAGTATGATGACTACAGCTTCCCGTACTGGTCCAATGTAGTTGGCTGGGGCGTGGCCATGTCTTCCATGCTGTTTGTGCCCTCATATGCCTTGTATAAGATTCTAAGTGTGCCAGGAACGTTCAAAGAG AGGTTAGCGTATGGGATCACTCCAGAGCACGAGCATCATATGGTGGCTGAAGGAAATGTACGGCAGTTCAAA CTCAGACACTGGTTGGCCATCTAA